The nucleotide sequence CaacaactgtgtttgtatttctAAAAACGGGCATAACTCAAGAAAAATCAATACTTGTAGGCCTTATGGCTGTCgagagttttatttgaatatcttgagcGATGTTCAGTAACGGCACAAAGGTTACGAATACGCAACGACGCAGATGCCGTCCGCATCAGCACTACGACATTACAAACGCCGTACAGTGAGGAATCGGCTTATAGAGCGGGGGATACGCTGCACGAGACCTATCGTGACATGATTCTCACGTGGCGTCACCGTCAAGTTTGTCGTCAGGGGACGGTCGACAATCGTGCTCGTCGATGGCGTTTCGTGACATTTAGTGATGTATCACGACGTAATATCACCAATGCTGACAAGGGACTGCGTTTATACAGGCGGCGTCATGAACGCAACGAACGTTACTGCATATTACAATATATCCGTTTGGGTGgcggcaatcaatttaaattaaatttcaccTTACAACATTATGATTAATTTGCGACTTTCTGCATAATTTGATTTCCACAGGAttgttgtttcatattttattcatttgtggtTTGGTTATTAAATACAGCCTTAATTAAACCACTGTAGCGTTTTTATTTACATCCGTTTAGTAGTAAGGATTTGCGAAAGTGCGATGAGgccaaatattaattgttcacGGAAGATCATGCAAAGAGCTTACTTTTCCTCCTAGACTGCGAATAATCCCACTCAATATATTAAGTTAActtcatcataatcatcatcatcatcatcatcgccgtCGTTACCACGGCTACCACCATCATTATCGACATCGTCTCAATCTataccaccaccatcatcatcatctcatcaTCGACGTCGGCGTCGTGGTTGTAGTCATTATTTTCTTGCATAACGGACGtatgtttccggtcatgtgaccggtgctggaaaaactcatcttacacccccatgtaagatgagtcacgcgcaacaacgcgcaacctcttatttcttttaatgtatggtttatgaaaagtatagtatgcaatttcaataaagcggaatcaaaaatataagaatacaatacttttaattaaaattgaaaatacatactcgtaaaagcgcgatttttaaaggaactatttgacgtcgatagtgatttaaaattactgcgctttatgacgtcagtacacaacgtagcacgcgctttttggtgaaatgtacaaaagtgcgttttgtacgtcaattttcaacaaattcataattttaggtatgcaagaaaaaatatcaatcatgttttttccggtccggatcgaaaaatccgaccctcggacacgctgcgtgaccggtaactcggcaagcctcgttaccggcttacacgcgtgccctcgggtcggatttttctatccttaccggaaacacatgatagatacttataatcttacttATACTCATCATTCTAACACATTTTCATACTATCGTATtaaccaccacaaccaccaccatcatcatcatcatcatcgccgtCGTTACCACGgctaccaccatcatcatcatcgacgtcGTCGACATCGTCtcaaccacaaccaccatcatcatcatcatcatcatcatcgacatCGTCTCAACcccaaccaccaccaccaccatcagaatcatcatcatcatcatcatcatcatcatcgacgtcGGCGTCGTGGTTgtagtcatcatcatcatacttaTACTCATCATTCTAACACATTTTCATACTCATCGTATTAACCaacacaaccaccatcatcatcatcatcatcatagcCGTCGTTACCACGGCTaccgccatcatcatcatcatcgacgtcgtcgtcatcgtctcaaccacaaccatcaccatcatcatcatcgacatCGTCTcaaccacaaccaccacaaccatcagaatcatcatcatcatcaccatcatcataatcatctcatcatcatcatcatcatcgacgtcGTGGTTgtagtcatcatcatcatacttaTACTCATAATTCTAACACATTTTCATCCTCATCGTAttaaccaccaccatcatcatcatcatcatcgtcgtcgttaCCACCACCGccatcaccacaatcatcatcatcattctaACACATCCTCACCCTCattgtattaaatacaaatcaaataatactttcaacgtttaatcatatattcttcaattataatcaaattgtgcgatatgttaaataataggcaattatatattctattatttaGGTAACTAAATCTACTCAATGTTTGGTTATTTCTTTTGTAGTATTTGTTGATacataatatcattttgtagaTTTCATAATAATGTGAAATTTATGTAATcgataataaacataaaaagtcaACGTGTTATTGGTATACTCCTCTAATACAGAATATAAAATACAGCTGAGCAAGGATGccattgtaaataaagaaaaaactaaatatttccCATTAATTCATAATCCATAAGCGAAGTAAATACctaacatttatcaaatgatatcGATTTAAACTAGGAAATGAGTTGCTTTATTAAGAGATTCTTATAAAAAATGTCGATCAAGTTAAACCGACTATTGCACGTGTTGATTACGGACTGttgtgttataattaaaaaagaaagttttcatCCCCATCAGATATATTTAACGTCTGCCACAACGACATTGCTGTGTCCAGTTAAATCTattttaggcctaaaaaaaatacatttggttcgggtcacccgaccctacctacggaataggcgccgaccctaccgtttttatagtcagtttgaaaaaaaaaatgaaaaactaaaaataaaaataaatgttttttcttgtttttgcttttcaatatgtagtttaaaaccttaattgcttatatagaagataactttaacaacattctccaatgatgaaaatgacattcttatataaagccaaataaaaaagataaataaaaaaaataaaaagcctacctaccctacctatttctgaaaaggatgtaaccctaaccaaacaattttttaaggACTTAGGATGCATGCAAATACacaacataaatcaaattaattgaaTACACATAGAAAGTGGTTGATAATAATTAGTTCCGGGAAAAGTgacatatatttctataaatagaatgacacttccccattgattgtttcactgttttcatcaaatatgaATTCCCATAATCGATGCTAACATTTAActtattgttcacattttggtgaatttgaaataaagccATTCACTCGTATTGTGAAATACGAGAACCTCGAATGACGGCGAACTGTTCATATGTTCTCGGATGTCTTTCATCTCACTGGCAGGTTTCACCGTGCAGCGGTACATGTCGCATCTAATGGTGTGTGGTATGTTCTTCATCGTCTCTATCAGACTCCGCACCGCCTCCGCTGTCATTGTACCCCACCTAAGTGTAATATCGGTGATGGAGGCTGGAGGGAGGAGGTGGAGCTCACCTAGATCTGTCTTCCCATATGTCAAGGCGTTGTAACTGAGGGAGACTTGGTAGTGTATCCACAAGTAACTGGACATTCTTAACTCTCCATAACACAACATGTTGTAGTTTACTCCACCTTTGATCGTGtttaaataatctaaatatgtacatttcaacattcGATGATACATTATCTAAGTGACATGTTGTAATATGTGTTGGATCAACCTGCACACGTGTTGTATTGTCTCCCTCTATATGCAGATATTCCAGCCTGTGACACTGGGACAGGTCATACTGCCCATCACGCTCCCCCAGTGTCACTGCTTTGAGGGAGTCGGAGTAGGATGTGATCACCTCCTGCAGCTCTTCCCCATTAATTTGATCATTGTATTCACCGATGTCTAGTGACTGAATACGTTCCTTGTTTATCATCATCAGCTTTTTTAACACTACGACATCCTCGTATCTATCAATATAGAAGTGTGCGAGATAGAGCGGTATGTCACCATGGTTGTTCGCCCTGGCTTCACGGTTCCCGGAGAGAATCAGGTCCTGACGTAGTTCAAGCCTCTCTACTGTCGATTGATGGTTGGTATGGTGGTATAGAACTATTGATCCATGAAGACATTTGTACACCGAGCTCGGGCTTCATtccacatatgaaaataaatgtctgagAAACATCTCCCAAGATATTTTCCTTATTATCTTGTTCGTACTTGTTTGATAGCTGACTGTAGTcgttttcattcaaacataaatgaagAGCCGCTAAAAACtcttgaagtgttttatgaaagaatgAAAAGTGAGATGATCTCTTGATCAATGAGTTGGATTTCTTCTCTGTGAGTAAGCCAGACTTCAATGCAAATTCAACCTGCTCCCTGCTTAACAAAGCGTTGACTGTTTTGTTGCTGAATACAACAGACGAATCTCTGCACTCTGAAAACAAAGTTGTGTATGCTAACTTTGCCAGCGCAAGGTAAACCGTGGGATTTTGCACGAAGCATTCGTGTTCCTTTAATACAGATGGCAGTTCTAATTTTCGGAATTTTATGCTCCGCTTTGCATATAACTAAGTCTACATGATAGCATGTTTATCACGCCAGCATAAATGTCACACTTTGAATCGGTTAACGATTTGCCCTCGAACCACAGGCACACGAGCTGGGTGATACTGATAGGTGCTGACAATAATCCTTTAAGATCCTTTCGCTGACACCATTTCATGAAAGCCTCTGTTGTTCCGTTCATCCTCATTTCCCCCATTAagaatgttgatgatattttccaCGAGTTGCTCTGTGTCTGCTGCTCCttctatttcaagatatttgtcGATCTTTGAATCCTGCACTCTAAACTGTGACATTCGCCAGGGACGCGTTGTCGTGAGGAGTGTGGCCTTGTTGGCCGAATTTCGGAAAGGGGTGACTTTTTCCTCAGTTTTGCAGGTACAGTTTACGTTTTCCGGATGGGTCCATTCGTCGAGGCCGTCAGCTatgattaaacatgtttcacTTTCCAGCACCGTCTGTAATAGCCGGTAACCATCATCGGCATCCTTCTCGTGGTAGATTTTACGTATAAGTTGATCCTTGATCATTTCTGCTAGATCACACGTTTTACATGAATCTCGTAGGGTGACATggaacaaaaatgcaaactcttTGAAGAATTCTGGGTCGGCAAAGCTTGTTTTAATACCGACGTTTTCCTCCGCTGGTAAATATTGGTGAGTCCAATCCAGGGCACACATTACGGAGAATGTAGATTTGCCATTGCCCGGTTCTccaacaaggaaaacatttctGAGCAACTGATcttcttttatgaaaacatcTGAAAATTTTGCAATTTCTTGACCGCTTTCTTGGTTTTCAATTTTGCTTGCAATTTCTTGACCGCTTTCTTGGTTTTCAATTTTGCCGATTTTTCGATGATCTTTCTCCACAATTTTCGGTGCCACGTAGAATTTCCTGAGTTTGGCGTTCTTTTCTCCGAGAATGGGAGATATCGGCATGTCGGCCAAAGTGGTTCGGTAATGGTTTGCCAAACGTAGTCGTAATCCTGAAGTAAATGTAAAGatgtatcattaaaaacatagaaataagAACATATACGTTTGCATTATCACAAAACACTTGGTGAGAAAACAGGAATCAGTTTTGTGACAAGACGCTCGgtacaaaagataaaaataagcAATATCACAAGACCTTTGATGCAGACGATAAGTAATATTAACAGACGCTTGTTAAGAAGATTAGAAGCAGAATTATCAAAAGACGTCTGTTGCAAAAAATAAGTAGCAGCCTTTAACAAGAGGCCCGGGACCAAAGATAAGaagcagcattatcacaagaTGCTTGTTACAGAAGATAAGTAGCAGCCTTTACCAAGACATTTGGTCCAGAAGATAAGTAACAGCATTATTACAAGACGCTTGGTACATAAGATAAGAGGCAGAATTATTACAAGACGCTTGTTACAGAAGATAAGaagcagcattatcacaagacgcttgttcCAGATGATAAGAAGtagcattatcacaagacgcttgttaCAGACAATACAAAGCAGCATTGTCACAAGACGCTCAGTACAGAAGATAAGAAGtagcattatcacaagacgcttaGTACAGAAGATAAGTAGCAGCAATATCACAAGACACTTGTTGTAGAATATACGTAGCAGCATTATCATAAGACGATTAGAAGCAACATTATAAGTACATATCACaagtttccggtacggatagaaaagtCCGACCCGGGGGCACGCGCGTAAactggtaacgaggcttgccgagttcaCCGGCCACGCaacgtgcccgagggtcggattttcctattcggaccggaaaaacatgattgatattttttcttgcacatctaaaattatcaaattgtgGTAAAACTGATATAGAAAACGCACTTATGTACATTTTACGAACCAGCGCGTGCGACATcagtttactgacgtcataaaccgcaattattttagtttagtttaaacatatttattttacaacgattgtgaaacaatgttattacaacattatattaatcactctcgttggcacgatattacgcgagagtgtggtcttgtgttttggaggaaaccggagaacccggaggaaacccacttgtccggcttggtgaccacaaaccaaactcacatgcgcccaagccgggaatcgaacccggtcgcattaggtgagaagcgagtgcgctaaccactgcgctaaccggacaaccaattattttaaataactattgatgtcaaatagttACTCTGAAAATTCGCgttttaatgattatttatttccagttttaataaaaagtcttgcatacttatatatttgattgcgctttactgaaatggttaaatatacttttcataaaccaaacaataaaagaaataaaaagtgacacGTGgatgcgcgtgactcatctaaCATAGGAGGTGTAAGacggggttttccagcactggtgacataaccggaaacacacgtccggtatgcaaaaatatcataagacgCTTGGTACAGGTGATAAGAAGCAGAaatatcacaagacgcttggtaAGAAGAAAGGCAGCAATAGTGTAATGGTTGTATAAGTTAAAAGTTGTATGCGTtcttataagtatctatcatgtgtttccggtacggatagacaAATCCGCCCCGAgagcacgcgcgtaagccggtaacgaggctttccgagttaccggtcacgcagcgtgcacgagggtcggatttttcgatccggaccggaaaaacatgattgatgttttttcttgcatacctaaaattatgaattagtgggaaaattgacgtagaaaacgtaCTTTAGTACATTTCagcaaaaagcgcgtgcgacgttgtgtactgacttCATAAAGCGCAgtcattttaaatcactatcgacgtcaaatagttcctttaaaaatcgcgcttttacgattatttcttttcaattttaattaaaagtattgtatacttatatttatgattccgctttattgaaattgcataatatacttttcataaaccatacaataaaagaaataaaaaaatggcgcgttgttgcgcgtgactcatcttacatggggggtgtaagatgagtttttccagcaccggtcacatgaccggaaacacacgtccggatAGAAAAAAAACCCGACTCGatggcacctgcgttgccaggtaacgaagCTTGCCGGAATTACCGGCTGCGCAGCAGTGCCCGAgagtcggatttttcgatctgGAACCGAGGAACCTGACACATATGATAGacatttttctagcataccttgaattacaatattttgtgaaaaaatacatggaaaagcgcatgtttgtacattttaccaaaaagggcgtgcgatgatgtttactcaCGGCATGACGCGCAGTAAGTTTTATTCACggcatacgtcaagaagtttctgagtatcacgtcttttaagggttactttttgttttgaaggtatattttagtaaagtttatgtttatcGCACTattctattgaaatctcataattatagTTACAttaagtgtataataaaagaaatagaaagtattacgtcacagcgcgtgactcatctggcatgacaggggtgccagatggaattttctTGCacaccggacgtgtgtttccggtcatgtgaccagtggtGGAAAAAACCCGTCTTACACACCCCATGTAAGaggagtcacgcgcaacaacgcgccacttcttatttcttttcttgtatggaatatgaaaagtaaattatgccatttcaataaagcgcaattaaatatataagtattcgCGCGATTTGGTGAAATgcacaaaagtgcgttttctacgtcaatttttccacaaattgataatttaagatatgccaaaaaaaaaaaaatcatgtgtttccggtccggatcgaaaattccgaccctcgggcacgctgcgtgtcCGATAACTCggaaagcctcgttaccggcttacgcgcgtgccctcgggtcggattttctatccgtaccggaaacacatgatacttatattccagcacggctgacgtcaccggaaatgcctatccggtgtgctagaaatgcAGAATTTCAACACTATCCTATCTTTCTTAACGAAAGATATAACGAAAGTTagtgggcggaaaccatttttctttcttagaaacagtgacctacACCCTACTACTCATCACAGCCCCAAGCTAGCTCATTACATTAGCCACC is from Mya arenaria isolate MELC-2E11 chromosome 9, ASM2691426v1 and encodes:
- the LOC128246094 gene encoding uncharacterized protein LOC128246094 — encoded protein: MASYRELLKEKEAQNWVKAAFALNITKDGLQDFLEDVLTCVHQDIYSAVRTSKGLPSGAACAHCFTENVLMCPTRGICTSTRNCRFHNCPPKRYAPCPNGICEGVRDEIIKHHRFSGPSWKNTNADKWSTIPWEIGKCFLPPDGYKTVSSIKDSDFNGMISVMINCEDFKTKLSFNVATQQNLLTEVRDIGRSVRHSHDQRVKDTELVDFLFKLRTLLEDKTELANRPEAQHAVEQLKKLQTDDFKISAENEGEIVKEGLRLRLANHYRTTLADMPISPILGEKNAKLRKFYVAPKIVEKDHRKIGKIENQESGQEIASKIENQESGQEIAKFSDVFIKEDQLLRNVFLVGEPGNGKSTFSVMCALDWTHQYLPAEENVGIKTSFADPEFFKEFAFLFHVTLRDSCKTCDLAEMIKDQLIRKIYHEKDADDGYRLLQTVLESETCLIIADGLDEWTHPENVNCTCKTEEKVTPFRNSANKATLLTTTRPWRMSQFRVQDSKIDKYLEIEGAADTEQLVENIINILNGGNEDERNNRGFHEMVVQRFVCCIQQQNSQRFVKQGAVERLELRQDLILSGNREARANNHGDIPLYLAHFYIDRYEDVVVLKKLMMINKERIQSLDIGEYNDQINGEELQEVITSYSDSLKAVTLGERDGQYDLSQCHRLEYLHIEGDNTTPSITDITLRWGTMTAEAVRSLIETMKNIPHTIRCDMYRCTVKPASEMKDIREHMNSSPSFEVLDNALLHTAATTQHEISVLALEVFPYPPYSPDLAPFDFAIFPEFKSHLKVLRFKS